The Grus americana isolate bGruAme1 chromosome 20, bGruAme1.mat, whole genome shotgun sequence genome segment GGCTCAGTCCCGGGCACCGAGCCAGCCCCGAGGTGCTGTGGcgagggcaggagcagggacaggcgacagcagggctgggagctggggggcaAATCGGGGGCTGTCCTGCAGGAGGacgggctgggagctgggcactCACGTGGGCTGTTGTAGCTGAACCGCCCTGGCTGCTCCGTCTTGATGTAAAGGCTGTTCTTCTTCTCACACTGGTCACCCCTGGGGAGCGCAGTGCCAGCACatcagaggggctgggggatgctCCAGCCCACACATAGCCCCAGGCATGGCACCGTTGGGGAGCACCCCCTGctcatcccccccccctccccgtgcccgTACTTGGGGTAGGTGGAGGTGACCTCCAGGTTCCCATCTGCGGTGGTGGAGATGACTGTGGTGCACATCTTCATCAGGTGCTTCTTCTCCTTGAACCAGTTGGAGTTGGAGGCCAGGCCGATGCTGTACCATCTCCCCGTGAGCTGCAAGCAACCTCTGCTCAGTTGCCAGCCAGGTGCAGACACCATCCGGCCCCTCAGctgcccaccagccccagcccaggccacctccccctcccctgctaGCCTGCACCCCGTGGCAGGATGGCATCCCACAGTCCTCATCTCCCAGGGAGCTGCGACAGCTCTCGGCATCCACAAAACCAAGCGGCCAGGACAGCCCTGGTTTATGACATGCCCGTCACTGCCTGGCACTCGgtgtctttccttcctcctcgcCCCAAGGCCAGGGAGGGGGTGACAGGGCTGCCTGGCTCTCAGATGCCATTTCCATCTGTCTGGGGGGGGCGATGTGGGGTCAGGACCCCGGAGCCAGCACAGCCCATCCTAGCCCAGTACCTGGGGCTCTACCAGCTTGGTGCACCCAGAGAGGCACTGTCACCCTTGGAgatgggctgtgctgggaccaCCCTTGTAGGACATGCCAGATCTCCTTCCTTGCAGGATGTCACTTCATCCCCATCACCGCCCTGGGATGCCTGTGTCCCCCGGGACCCCTTTGTGGGGAGCAGGCAGTGTGGCCCCTGCCCCGGCTCAGTGGGACCCCAGGCTGTGGGGCCAGGCCCCCCACggtgcagccaggctggggctgtCCTGCTCTGGGTCCTGCCCATcatggggggaggaaggggagtgcGAACACCCTGAGCATGCCAGCACCCAGAGactggggggcagaggggtgcatgggaccccccaggagagcagcccttggtttttttggggCCTGGGGTTGGGGGTGGATGGGGTCTCCgttggggagggggtgtccaCAGCCCATCTCCATGCTGCCTGTCAAATCAAGATCACTTTTCTCAGTCCCTCCTATAAAATCCCTGTGCATCTGCACCCACCCCACAGCACAGTGAATGGCCCGGCCCCAACACCTTCTCAGTCTTGCCCCACAGGCTGGAGCCTGGGTCCTGCCTCCCCTTGGGAGCCACCAAACCCAGGCCCTGGGGGATCCCCAGGGACCaggggctgtgggtgcaccAGCCACCCTGCCCCTCCCAGTGCCGGGGCTGGCCGGGCCCCAAATCCACCTGCAACACCATCTCCACACATTTTCAGTGCCAGGATCCCCCAaaagaacccccccccccccccccgcccccgcaggTGATGCCGGCCGGGCTGGGTCACCTTGTCCTGCTGGAAATCGGTTTGCACAGGAACGCCGTCCTGTGCGTGCAGGGCCCcaagcagggccagccccaggACGCTGAGCAGCGTGGCGTGCATGTCTCCCACCGAGCCGAGCCAAGCCGAGCgagaggagcagcaggcagagtgCTGCAGTGCCGGAGAGTCAGGCAGGCCCCTATTTATGGGCAGGCTGCACGGTGGCCCCAAGgggggccagccctgcctccccccgTGCCGTTATGCAAGCAAGAGCAGGGGCAAGCGCTGAAGCCAAAGGGCAGGCGGGGGAACCTGCGAATGTTTCCCTCCTGTTGATATGACATGTTTGCTTTGGGGTGCCAAACTGCTCCACAGCAAAAATAGAGcttgcagccagcacagcggctgtccctgcccccagcactgcagagcccGGGGCCGGTgcgggcagctggggctgcccacaggcacaggcagggcGCCAGGACCGTGGGCCAGGGCTTGCTGGCTGCCCCGTCCTCACAGGATGGCCTCACTCAGACGCAGAGAGGGGCCCAAGCGAGGTGGAGGGAATGTCAAGTGCCTGCCAGGTCCCAATCCAACCCATGGGACTCGTGGACACCTTCGGGTGCTCCTGCGGGACCCCCTGCCTCGCCCTGACCCAAGTCCCTGCATCACCCGAGGACATATCTCAGCTGGCCCCGCCACCCCTTGGGGTACGTCCCACCAAGGTGCAGCTCTGGTGCACCCCGATGGCGAGCTGGGGGGCTGGAGGTGTTGGGGGGGAGCCAGATGCCCGGCTCCCTGAGGACCAGCACGCAGCCAGATGGACGCCCAGCACTTTGTCCCCGCCGTGCCACCCTGCACCCTTTGCCAAGAGGGGCTAGAAGACATCCTCCCCCTTGGTTTGGGGTTGACCAGCGGGCCCTGAGCTGCCCCCCCTTTAATCTGGGGACACTGTGAGCACCCGCAGGGTGAGGGCTGGCGATGAACACTGGgtgtcagcagcagcacccgTGGGTCTGGCACAGTTTGGGCAGGGCTGGCCACGCTGGGCAGAGCATCAGCTCGGGCGGCTCTCCCCACGGTACGGCCCTGCCAAGGCGCTTTACGTAAGGAGTGTGTTTTCGCAACagctggttttttcctctggcagccCACCCTGCTTGCCCGCCCCAGCACATTCCCTTCCCCGCACCCAGCTGCGAGCCCGGCCTGCCCCTGCACACCACACGCCAGGCCGGCCCCAGCTCCGCggatttattaaaacaaaacaaaagctgagcTGGGCAGGACCAAACATCATGAGACCCGGgctgggggctcagcccctGTCTGAGCCCACCCCCCGCGTGCAGTATGCCAGGAGGAGCTCTCTCCATCAGGATGAGAGGCACAGAGTGCCCACGCGTGTCCCTGTGGCtctgcactggagcagggacacaaccccccccccactgcccaggtgtccctggctccctgccctgcccaggcgGCAGGagggggtgcccaggggctACCCGCTCTCCTGGCTCTCCTGGGGGTGTCAAAGCTGGGGGCCAGCGCAAGGAGCTGGGAAGTGAAGCTGGGTGCGAGCTCAGGAGTGTGGGGGCACGTGGCAGCACGTGGGGGCACCGGTGGCAGCGTGGGGCAGGCTGGGCccgctgccggggctgggggggggcgtgggCAGGACGGAGGCATCTGGGCTGTGGATCCCCGCGGTGCCTGGACGCAGACCCTCGGCACAACCCGGGCATTTGCACCCCAGAAACGGGTTCACACCAGATAAACGTGGGCTGGGCTGAACCAGGGTGCAGGGCGCAGGGTGGTCCTTGGGGACCCCAGGGCTCTCCCCTCAGCCTGCCACAGCTCCAGCACAGCGCAGCCACTTGTGCGGTGCAGAAAGCGAGCCAAATCCATAACACCCCGACTCTGCCAGGCTGaactgggtgggctggggggggtctgcGAGCATGGCCAGACACGACTGCCCCGCACGtaggcagcagggacagggctggccTCGGGTGAGTCACGTGGCGGTCCCTTACATAAGTCCCTGATAAACAACATGTGTTACCAGTTTCCACAAAGATTGCAAAACGCCGGCACTGGGGGCAGAGGGCTGCTCCCcgccccgggggctgcggggtggcCGAGGCACAGTACTAGCCAGCTGCCACAggctgctccctgtcccctgccACCGCCCAGCCCGTGCCAGGGAATTGGCACCGCTCGCCCAAAACACCACGGCCCGGGCACGTGGCAGGACAGCCTCGGCCAGGCTCGGCACGCAGGGGAGGGAGGTCCTGcaaggggctgcagcccccctcccctggcTGCACCCCTGGTCcgagcccccgcagcccccacaTTCCCAACAGCCTGCTCAGAGCGTGCAAGGGACGTGCCCCGCCTGGCTCTCTGGGTGCTGGCTGTGCATTTGGGAagccctggcaggcagggcccggccctggcagcagcccctcaGGGAATGCGGtctgcagggccagggcagaggAATGGGGCGTTTCACTGCCCCAGAGGCCCTGGGGATGGGAAGCAGGACGACCATGGGGCCGATTTGTCCCCTGGGGTCCCTGAGGGATCTCCTGGCTTGTCACCATCCCCAGTGccggtccccagcacccccaccaCACCAGGCACGGTGCTCTTCCCCACCTGTGCTGGGGCTTTCCCTCACAACCAGCCAGACCCACGTGCACTATGGCACCCGAGGGTAAATCAGGAACCGCCACGATTCCTGCCTCGTTATCCCACAGTCGGGGTGAGGCTCAGGGAGACGATGGCAGGGCTGCAACTCTTCTCTGAGGCATTTATTGGGGTGTCACTGGCTGCTGCCGGGCACTGGAGCGCCAAGCAGAGGGGTGACACAAAGCTGTGGGGGGACAGGACAAGGACAGGCACAGCTGGAGGAGCCGGGGAGCCCCAGGGCTGTGGAGCAGCAGCGGGGTCTGACCAAACCCTGGCTCAGTCTTGTGTTGCCATGGACAGCTGGATGAGGTGAAGGCTGAGCTCTGGGGACCTCCTGGCAACACTGTCTGCACCTATGGCTTCGTTTctggaagggaaagagaaatgtcGAGGGGCTGGGGAGATGTCCGAGCCCAGCACCAGGGCTGAAGAcccacctctgcctccccaaGCACCCACGACTAGCAATGGAACtgtccctggggaccccagcccTCAcctggggtgtccctgtcccagGATACCCCATCCCAGACCAGCCCTCACCCCAGGAAATACCAATACAGATGCCACTAAGCCCAGCCTGACCCACGTGGGGGGCGAACAGGGCTTTGCTTTGCCAGGGTCCATCTGGTCCTCGTCCTGGGTGATGgtctgccaccttctgcccccACAGAGGGGCACCGAGGGACCTTGGCCTGGGGGATGGTCAGGCATGGACCCCATGTGCCAGACCAGCCCACCTGCACTCCTGGGGCAGGACCACACGGCCGTGGTGCAGTGTGGGTCCAGCCCAGGGTGCCTGGCCcgcagccagggcagggagaaCCCACATGGTGCCCAGGTGGGGCCAAGCCTGGCATAAGGGCACAGCCAGAGCATCGCACAGGATCTGCAACTCACCGTCGAGGATGTGAAACTCATCTGCAGAGTCACAAAACCCTGCAAGAGAGAGAGCCCGGGGCGGTCACCCTGCCTGGGCACCCAGGATCCCCGGGCCCCACACCCCAGGGACGCTGTGGGGCACAGCCCAGGCCTTGCACCCAGCATCCTTGTCCCTGGGATGGCTGCAGCACGGGGACAGACTCCACATGTGGCCCTACCATGGGTGACACCAGGCCACAAGCTGCTCAAACGTGTGTGGATGTGGCCCCCCTCCCCACGCTAGAGGGGCCGGATCCCAGCCCCCACTGCCAGGCCCCTCCTGGGCACAGCCCTCGCCGCGGGTGTCCCCAGCTCCCGGGGGACTGAGTGCCACCCACCGTATGTGGGGAAGTAGTAGGTCACATCTTCGCTCAGGCCCACAGCCCTGACGTGCTGCTCAAACTTTTCCGCGACGGCATCGCTGACCTGGCTGCTCCGTCCTGTATGGGGAGGGAGATGCTGTCAGCATCCTCAAGCTCTGCCCTAAAGCCCTCCCGTGCACCCCCTGCAAAGCTCAGGGCCAAGGGGTCTTTCAGCTCAGAGAAGCGGGCTACTGGCTTCCTCCCCACGGCCTTGGGGGACAAAACTCTCCATCTGGGGACCAGGACCCTCAGGGAGACCCCATCTCTGCCTCTGGATCCTCCGGGGCTCCAGCAGGCATCCGCTGAGCCCAGCACGGGTTTCCCATCCCTCTGCCGCCCCTGTCCTTCATCTGCACGAGTCCCTGAGCACCGACCCACCATAGAGCTTGACAGAGATGCTCCGGCCCTTCTGGTAATAGAGGATGGCATAGCTGTTGTGGTCCGTCTCACCCACCACCACGTCCACTTTGCCGCCATAGCCACGGCCTGGGAAAGACAGAGGACAGCCCTGGTTAGTCCTGGTTACCCCTGGTTAGCCCCGGTACCATCCAGGGGCCTCGTTTCACCATGAGGGTGTGAAGGGGTGAAAATCAGGGCCAGAGCGGATGCAGCCCCACAGGGTGCCGTTCCCCACCAGTGGGCAGCAGCCGGCAATGCTGCCCGTGATGGCATCTGGCACTGGGGCACTTTCAGACCCCAGAGGTGAGAtactgggagggcactgggagggaggaCACCCATACCAAAGCTCTGCCAAGGGTAGGAGTAGGGGGTCCAGCTCCACggtccccacagccccccctgCCACTCCAGCCCAGCCTCTCTCACCCTTCAGGAGGAAGCGTCCGTGGGCCTGGGCAGGGAGGTAGCGCTGCCTGATTTCCCAGCACATCCCATCCCTGTACGGGGAGAGCAGGAGGTTGTCAGCGCAGGCTGGGGAGGATCCAGCCtgggtccctgcccaccccgctTGCCAGGGCACACATGGACCTGTTTTCTTTGGACTTTTCTCCCCAGGGTAGGTGCTGTGAAGGGATGTCCCAGAGCCCCATGGAGACAGCGAGAGATGCAGAGCCCCAAAACCT includes the following:
- the LOC129215345 gene encoding lipocalin-like yields the protein MHATLLSVLGLALLGALHAQDGVPVQTDFQQDKLTGRWYSIGLASNSNWFKEKKHLMKMCTTVISTTADGNLEVTSTYPKGDQCEKKNSLYIKTEQPGRFSYNSPRWGSKHDIHVVETNYDEYALVATQISKSTGSSTMVLLYSRTKELSPERLERFTQFSREQGLTDEEILILPRTDKCMADAA
- the C8G gene encoding complement component C8 gamma chain isoform X2, coding for MVALGALLLFGLLLTAPQGLGQGPGRRQRPSPPQSPLEKVAAQRELSLPQLAGRWFLVGMASRCRYLAEHSHRLEATAVTLTVLDGQSLAISTFRKLDGMCWEIRQRYLPAQAHGRFLLKGRGYGGKVDVVVGETDHNSYAILYYQKGRSISVKLYGRSSQVSDAVAEKFEQHVRAVGLSEDVTYYFPTYGFCDSADEFHILDETKP